TCAAGGATAGGAACCGTTTAAACGCATGCCATTCATAGTTGTTTAGGCTTTTAACTTGTGGTGTTTGACTAAACATCTCGAGGATAAATTATTGTTCTGATTGATGCTTACCTGATGTGGAGAAGCATCAGATCCAGTATTGTTTCAAATTGGGTGTTTTGATAAGCTACGGTGAGTGTGTTCTGCAGATCATCTGTTTAGAGTCGCTTAACACCGTACTAGAACGTAAACAAACACATATAAGCCCAACCTGATTGAAGTTGAGGGAATGAATTGGTTCTAGTTTATCAGAGGTGACTGTCCTGCAAACATGTTACAACTAAACGCGTCAGTCATGAAGTAAATGtgcatttctgtttgatttagctgatggatggatttataCCATTTCAGACTGTGTTTGGGGCTCAAAAGACCTCATAATGATTTGTTGTGGAACCTTTTGATGACCACGACTGATCACATGTCAGCTGCTTTGCTAAACCAGGgagtttaaagtgttttattccaGCACACACTCCAGTTTAAGACTGATGTTTGCTGCTGTTAAAAAGAAGTGATGAAACACATGAGGGGAATGACTGAAGGGATTTCTTGGGTCAATACTAACCCAAATCTTTGATCATAACCAATCAAAGACTACTGAATCTATTTCTTCAGTCTAACTTAAACTTATTTATCTTAAGCACAAAAATATAATTcttgaaagttgtttttctgcttcctaTTTCTATGGATGGATTTGACTCTCTTTTTAGTTCATCAGTCCCAAAAAGTGAAATAACTTACAGAAATCAGTAAAAACAGGAATTTCAAATTCTAATAATGCATCAACGGATTTCATAACTGAAAGAGAATAAAGTAATTAAAGCCAGTTCTGTTTGACATCTGGTTGTTTATATGTGTGTCTCTGCTTTGTGTGTGCCTGCAGGCGTTGTGTCTTTATGCTGGTGCAGACGGCCCGTCTGTTGCCCCTCGTCGCCCCCCGTCGCCTCCATCactcctgcagccgctctgcCAGGCGGGTGCTGCAGTGGACCGGTGGCCGATCGGCCGCTGCCAGCAGAGGACTGACATCCATGGACCCCGAGGCCCCCGTCACAGACCCCGCACCCCCAGAGGCCCCGGCGGGCGGCCCCGCTGTGGGGCTTCTACCCGGGGAGACGGTGGTCAAGGAGGGGAAGGCATCGATTTTGTTTCCAAGCGCCAACGAGGTGTTTTACAATCCGGTCCAGGAGTTTAACCGAGATCTGACGTGAGTATGAGTGAAACGGGAGGAGCTGTTACATTAAAATCATTATAGAACTGTGACACGATGAAGAGTAGATCAGATAAGTATCAGTGTGAGCAGAGTCATCGGGTGAATCACAAGTTAAAATTCATCTTAACagaaaagtcattaaaaactgGGTTTATTTCCACGAAAAGACCGACCAGTGAAGACCTGGtacaggaggaaaataaaaacaatgatcTTGGTGCAAGAATAAGGAGAGGCTGAAtcctttcagtttctttcagcttCTCTTCCTTCTTATTTATCAGAAGcttaatatttttgaaaaatgttctgtAGAAATCCTGAACGGACAGTTTCTCTCTCAGCCCGGCGCCTCCTGGTTTCCCTGAAACGATCTTCCCCGGTTTTCTGTTCCAGATGTGCCGTGATCACAGAGTTCGCCAGAGAAGTGCTGGCCGAGCGCGGCGTCCAGCTGGCGGTGCCGGGGGAGAAGGAGAGGGTGGTGGtgtcgctggcggaggaggccggggggcaggaggggcaggaggggcaggcagagcaggtggaggaggccaaCGGGGCGGAGGAGCCGGCCGTGGTGGCAGCAGTCGGGGAGAAGTGTGAGGTACGAGAGACTCCATCCAGGTCCCGGTCTGTCATCTCAGCCATCCTCTGTCACTTCCACCCCATTAGCTGCTTTTATCATTTCATCTGtcaattaaaattaattttgcaagtacttttttattgttgttggtcGTTGgccaatttattttatttattttttcataaccAGGGTGAGCGGCCATGAGCATGAGAGGCAGAGAAAAAGAGGCATCGTTCTGTTAATGAGCGTAAAAGAGGGAAAACTCTGTTAAGAGATTCTTTAAAGTTTTACAAACTGACAAAAGGCCGAAGGCTCATTGTCCTCCATGAGGAGGAGTCGagcttcacttcctggttgtgCAGCACGGCGCTCCTGTGCAGGTGTTGATGTGAGCGACTGTTCAGCAGAGACGTTGAGATTCAGACAGAAAAACCGGATCCTGGTTCTGGATCTGGAGGAGTGAAAGTTATCTGAAAGGAATTCTCTgctgtgggtttttttatttacacatcatGAAAACTGAGCTTTCTTCATTCCTGCAACCAGAAGTGGTTTAATGGTTTAGTGATTAGTTAGATTTCAGTTGAGTTAATAGTTCAGTTAATGGTTTCCAGCATTTGCCACATCTCTCATTATTTTCATATTCAGGAAAACCATTGCAGTGAGTTTTATTGAAACTCAAACTTACTTTTAAACAACCCTTCACTTCACTATTTATCTGAAAAgagctgttttattttctccagcCGTTCCTCACATTTTGGCTCCCAGCCTTGTAATTTGACCCCAGCCTCACTGTGCCTGCAGGCAGCTTTGACCATATgaaggatttgttttttttaacttaaagcACTTTGATGGAGACATAAAATAAAGAAGTCATCCGTGACGTCctgaagcggcggcgccgcTCTTCAGCACTCCGCCAGAGTCGCTGGTTTGATTTCCACGGGGACCTCCCGCTCTAAAAATACACTCGCCGGCCTCCATCTAATGACTTATGTTAATGTGGCCGCCAGGTAATTTCACACTCTTCTGCCCTGCGAGGCTGGCACAAGTGATGGGAGCATTTTCTAAAACTTTAAAGCTAATGTCCAAATTTTTCTCTTGTTATTTTGTCAACCTGGTCGAGTCGTTTGGAGTTTTTATTTCAACTAACTGTCAAGTAATAAGCTGTGTTAGATGTCCTCATACTTGTTATATGAGGGGATTCAACTCTTACTTTAAGCCCTGCGAAGCGTTTTACTCTGTAGTTCGGTGGTTTGTGCGTTTCTGAGGTCTGCCGCCCCCTAGTGgtcatctcctctcctctctctcctccttccagcTCGGCCTTCGCGTCCTGGAGGCTCTGGCGGCGTCGGGGTTGCGGTCGGTGCGTTTCGCCCTGGAGGTCCCCGGCCTGCAAAGCATCACCGCCAACGACTTCTCCGCCAAGGCGGCGGCGCTGATCGGCAGGAACGCCGAGTTCAACGGGGTGGGCCACCTGCTGCGGGCCAGCTGCCGGGACGCCAGGTGGGCTTTCCGGGCGGCGTGAGAGAGGAAGGGGCTCGCCGCCgggccccctcctcctcactccgGCCCTGTGTCTTCCGCCGTCCAGCATGCTGATGTACGAGATGCGGGGGAAGAAGGAGCGCTACGACGTGATCGACCTGGACCCGTACGGCAGCCCCGCCTGCTTCCTGGACGCCGCCGTGCAGGCCGTCGGCGAGGGAGGTGAGAGGGCTTCAGTCCCGTTTAAACGAGCTGAGTTTCTCCGGTGGACGGTTAAAGCTGGTTTCCTCTGAGGCGCGAGAGGACGAGAGGACGAGAGGCCTTTGGTCTCACGGCCggctgtttctctctcagggcTGCTGTGCATCACGTGCACCGACATGGCGGTGATGGCGGGAAACAGCGGAGAGACCTGCTACAGCAAATACGGCTCCGTCTCCATTAAAGCCAAGTACTGCCATGAgatggtaacacacacacacacacacacacacacacacactctgagcatTCATGCATGCGGATTAAGACATAATGGAAATGCTGACATGTCCGTTCATGTACTGCTCGAGCATTTTAACAATCTGAGAAAGTCTGTCCctctcccgtgtgtgtgtgtgtgtgtgtgtgtgtgtgtgtgtgtgtgtcataaacACACTGTAAGGTGTCCCTGGATTTTGCCAGAGGGGGAAAAACCGTCCATGTATAAAAATCCTTCATAATAATGAGTTTTTGTGCTGATCTCTAAATTTCTAAGTGGAAACATGAGTGTAACCTggtaacccccccccaaaaaaaaaaaaaactgaagaaactcTGGATTTATTACaatgctgccatctagtgtcCCAAAGaagaacagtttaaaaagtCAAACCTCTGTTTAAGATGAATTAGTTGTTAGTTGTTCTCTATTTGTTTCATATATTAATACTATCTAACAGATGTGGTTTagctttattaatcccagaggaaaGACATGATCATGTTATGAATTTTAACATCTGCACTGGTCTCTTTACTCTCTGGTGAAGATTTTTCTGTTTCCCAGCCCATCAAACCAGTCACCACTTTATGTCGCTCAAATGAGAGAATTTTagttttctccttgtttttcagttcagcttcattAATACAGTCATTTCTACGTACTTTTATAGAGAAACACCCACCTATgttactgcccccccccccctcccccccccccctcccccccccccccctccctccaggcCCTTCGGATCATCCTCCACAGTCTGGACCAGCGAGCCGCCGTGTACCAGCGCTACATCCAGCCGCTGCTGTCCGTCAGCGTCGACTTCTACGTCCGGGTGTTTGTTCGCGTCTTCACAGGGCAGGCCACAGTCAAGAACTCAGCCAggtacgcacgcacgcacgcacgcacgcacacacacacacacacacacacacacacacacacacgcacacacacttttgtgtttatttttattcctgCTGTTTCAGTAAACAGGCTCTAATCTACAACTGCGTGGGCTGCGGCTCTTTCCACTTGCAGAGGATGGGCAGGAGGACCAGCGATGGGAaacagtgagacacacacacaaacacacacacacacacacacacacacacacacacacacacacacacacacgatggtGCAGACGTTCACACTGCGGACTCAGCTGGGAATATAAGCCTCCTCACACTCTGCGCAGCATGTTGTAAATACttacagactgtgtgtgtgtgtgtgtgtgtgtgtgtgtgtgtgtgtgtgtgtgtgtgtgtgtgtgtgtgtgtgtgtgtgattccagTATGAAGTATTCCGCTGCCACGGGACCCCCGGTGGGACCGGAGTGTGAGCACTGTGGACAGAGACACCAGGTAGTGTCCAGCTGCTGGTTGAAGAGTCTGAGTTGCAGGTTCTGTGGTCGAACTGCAGATGTTGAGTTTTTATCTCTATGCCGTCATTTTGAGGAAAGAGAGCGAGGTGTGAATTTTTGGGCCAAATCGCCCAGATCTACGAGgtcagaggagggagaaactgTGAACTGGTGGCGCTTCCAGGACGTGTTGAACGTCGTCTGGATAGAAACGTTACAGGATGTGTAGATAATAACTCCTCTAGGAAACTTTAGTGTGTTCGGTGTGAAAAGAAAGGGTCTTAACACAGAGCCCTGTGGAACGCCATGACCAGCTTTAATGTCAGTGACAGCTGTTCTGATCATTTATATGACAGCAGCACTGACGTCTCCTGATGTGAACGATATCAAATCGGCTTTGTGTGTCGTTTCTCGCCACTGATGTCTATTGCCTCCTCTCCAGATGGGCGGTCCTCTGTGGGCGGAGCCTATCCACGACTCCGCCTTCGTGCAGAAGGTTCTGTCGGCCGTGTCAGGGAACCCGTCCAGATTCGGGACGTCCAAACGGATCGAGGGCGTGCTCAGCATGGtgacggaggtgtgtgtgtgtgtgtgtttttgtggttttgtgtttttgtgtgtgtgtgtggccttccTGACTTGATGTTGCTGGATGGTTGGTGTGTTTCAGGAGCTGGAAGACGTCCCTCTTTATTACACTGTGGACAACCTGAGCAGCACCATTCACTGCAACACCCCCCCTCTGCTGCAGTTcaggtagacacacacacacacacacacacacacacacacacaggcccagGATCTCGTCTGAAtgccctcctctctgcaggtcgGCTCTCCTCCATGCCGGCCACcgggtttctctctctcacgccTGTAAGAACGCCATCAAGACAGACGCTCCCCCGGCGGCCATCTGGGACGTGATGCGCTGCTGGGTAAACGCTCTGCCGCCGGCTGCTCCTGCAGCGGGACTGTGAGGTGCTGAGCGCAGGACTGTTGTGTTGCAGGAGAAGATGAACCCTGTGAAGAGGGAGAAGCTGTCGGCCACCAGCCCCGCCTTCAGGATCCTGTCCTCCGAGCCCAGGTCCGGCCTCacctcacactgctgcagcccAAGAGGCTCAAAACGATCTCACTTAAGGCCCAGCGCTAACTTGGTGCctgctgtaatttgacaccagcctcgtcACCTTGCATGCTGCTGCTACGTCTTTAGCTGATTGTTTTTCAAAGTGAGCCTCTGAGACGTGTTCAGCttcattattttgttgtttttagctaaaatgaaaaagtatCAGAAAGTAACGTCAATCGCtgtgaaattattattttatttttgccttGCTGATTTTTCTGGTCTACATCTGTATGACCCTGGCGCTATGGTcttatttctttgttgtcctttatttttgtctttatttgtctcttttgtAATTTGTATTTGTCCTCATGTATTTCTCTCTGTCGTCAttgtcttcatttgttttgttttttgtctaattttttgtatattttctttctttctttggttttccttgtgtttctttgttgttgtttgtctttctttgtgtttatctgCCTCTCCCTGTGCGTCCGCAGCCTGCAGGCCTGCTTCACGGTCAGGCCGGACGCCAACCCTCAGTCTCGAAAACGCCACCTGACCCGCTTCCAGGAGAATCCTCAGGCCTTCTGGGGCCCCAAAGCTCGAGCCAAATCCGGGTCGGTTTAGTGTTCATTACGTTCAGTAATTGATCTAATTCATTCTCATTTTTCGTCATTTATATAGTTTGGATGTTGGTCAAAGCGaatcttttttcactttttgagtGAAGCAAACCACCAGTGATCAGAACATCATCTCCTTTATAAAACACTCTAATGGAAACTGGCTTTACTTCTAGCAGTGTTTTAGTTTTACTCCATAAATACTGGATTCTGAAGTAAGTTGAAATAATAGTTTGActtctattttgtttttttttttttcagtggcgGCATCGCTTCAGACCTGCAGGACAAGAGGAAGAAGTTCCAGAACAAGAGGAAGAACCAGACCAGCGACTCGTCTCAGCTGAAGAGCTTCCCCTGCAAGAAGTTCAGACAGGTCAGTTGAAACACCCACCAgactcctcctcatcttcctcctcggaAACTGGATCATAAGGTCACCATCCTGCTGCAtgcagacatgaaaacacacacacacacagtcctgggTTC
The nucleotide sequence above comes from Salarias fasciatus chromosome 6, fSalaFa1.1, whole genome shotgun sequence. Encoded proteins:
- the trmt1 gene encoding tRNA (guanine(26)-N(2))-dimethyltransferase isoform X1; the encoded protein is MLVQTARLLPLVAPRRLHHSCSRSARRVLQWTGGRSAAASRGLTSMDPEAPVTDPAPPEAPAGGPAVGLLPGETVVKEGKASILFPSANEVFYNPVQEFNRDLTCAVITEFAREVLAERGVQLAVPGEKERVVVSLAEEAGGQEGQEGQAEQVEEANGAEEPAVVAAVGEKCELGLRVLEALAASGLRSVRFALEVPGLQSITANDFSAKAAALIGRNAEFNGVGHLLRASCRDASMLMYEMRGKKERYDVIDLDPYGSPACFLDAAVQAVGEGGLLCITCTDMAVMAGNSGETCYSKYGSVSIKAKYCHEMALRIILHSLDQRAAVYQRYIQPLLSVSVDFYVRVFVRVFTGQATVKNSASKQALIYNCVGCGSFHLQRMGRRTSDGKHMKYSAATGPPVGPECEHCGQRHQMGGPLWAEPIHDSAFVQKVLSAVSGNPSRFGTSKRIEGVLSMVTEELEDVPLYYTVDNLSSTIHCNTPPLLQFRSALLHAGHRVSLSHACKNAIKTDAPPAAIWDVMRCWEKMNPVKREKLSATSPAFRILSSEPSLQACFTVRPDANPQSRKRHLTRFQENPQAFWGPKARAKSGGGIASDLQDKRKKFQNKRKNQTSDSSQLKSFPCKKFRQGSCSHGDSCCYSHEPEEQKTD
- the trmt1 gene encoding tRNA (guanine(26)-N(2))-dimethyltransferase isoform X2, whose protein sequence is MLMYEMRGKKERYDVIDLDPYGSPACFLDAAVQAVGEGGLLCITCTDMAVMAGNSGETCYSKYGSVSIKAKYCHEMALRIILHSLDQRAAVYQRYIQPLLSVSVDFYVRVFVRVFTGQATVKNSASKQALIYNCVGCGSFHLQRMGRRTSDGKHMKYSAATGPPVGPECEHCGQRHQMGGPLWAEPIHDSAFVQKVLSAVSGNPSRFGTSKRIEGVLSMVTEELEDVPLYYTVDNLSSTIHCNTPPLLQFRSALLHAGHRVSLSHACKNAIKTDAPPAAIWDVMRCWEKMNPVKREKLSATSPAFRILSSEPSLQACFTVRPDANPQSRKRHLTRFQENPQAFWGPKARAKSGGGIASDLQDKRKKFQNKRKNQTSDSSQLKSFPCKKFRQGSCSHGDSCCYSHEPEEQKTD